The following coding sequences lie in one Pontibacter sp. G13 genomic window:
- a CDS encoding GWxTD domain-containing protein — protein MNRFLFLLFTILPTLGFSQGTQPELYMDICRFQRISDGQPYVQMYYSISSSSLSYRKDESGRFGFKVDMTILIQKITDGDTTEVVSENYNLLPSGELWLNDTTVESLSLERSPMNIHEWKLEPGTYLLRLQAVDSHSETPAKAMAINEFTVKYLPKSEFAFSDIKWVNGVMPLDSTSNKRGPGRDDFIPMVTNSTFVNEKIMTFYQEFYNSDNLFDEEAFYVQRVIYQGENRLWGTERETPFVLNTNRVNVIKPEIDITNLGSGTYYLQIELLNGKNRKVKIFRKKFYIYNPKADAQLGEPIAASNAALNIFSDYEEKELDYYIRTLTYRSTEQEKDFAKALEDYDQKVNYLYGFFQKRIKDSQYSIQDLWQGHLNALKYVNQHFKSSLREGWTTDRGRVFLRYGIPNQINQFPSDNYRLPYEIWVYDRLGKQASVRFVFYEPNSATNEYPLLHSDKYDERNNPRWEQQLDSRVSSPGGVDFEGQ, from the coding sequence ATGAATCGATTCCTTTTCCTGCTTTTCACCATACTCCCTACCCTTGGATTCAGTCAAGGTACTCAGCCGGAATTGTACATGGACATCTGCAGATTCCAGCGGATAAGTGACGGTCAGCCCTATGTACAAATGTACTATTCCATCTCCAGCTCTTCCTTGTCCTATCGCAAAGATGAGTCGGGAAGGTTTGGCTTCAAGGTCGACATGACCATTTTGATCCAAAAAATCACTGATGGCGACACTACAGAGGTGGTGTCAGAGAATTACAACTTGCTCCCAAGTGGCGAACTGTGGTTGAATGATACGACAGTGGAATCCCTCTCTCTGGAAAGGTCTCCCATGAATATCCATGAATGGAAGCTAGAACCCGGAACATACCTCTTGCGCCTTCAAGCGGTCGATTCCCACTCGGAGACGCCAGCCAAAGCCATGGCCATCAATGAATTCACGGTCAAATACCTCCCCAAGTCGGAGTTTGCATTTTCTGATATCAAATGGGTGAATGGGGTGATGCCGTTGGATTCTACCTCCAACAAAAGAGGTCCTGGCAGAGACGACTTCATCCCCATGGTCACAAACTCGACCTTCGTCAATGAGAAGATCATGACCTTCTATCAGGAATTCTACAATAGTGACAATCTATTTGACGAGGAGGCTTTCTACGTTCAGCGAGTTATCTATCAAGGTGAAAACAGGCTTTGGGGGACTGAAAGGGAAACTCCATTTGTACTGAATACCAATCGGGTAAATGTCATCAAGCCAGAAATCGACATCACCAACCTCGGTTCTGGGACCTATTATCTACAAATAGAGTTGCTGAATGGAAAGAACCGCAAGGTCAAAATCTTCCGCAAGAAGTTCTACATCTACAACCCCAAGGCAGATGCGCAACTAGGCGAGCCCATTGCAGCATCCAACGCGGCGCTCAACATCTTCAGCGACTATGAAGAAAAGGAGTTGGACTACTATATCCGAACCCTGACCTACCGTTCCACCGAGCAAGAAAAAGATTTCGCCAAAGCGCTGGAGGATTACGACCAAAAGGTGAACTACCTTTACGGTTTCTTCCAGAAGCGGATCAAAGACTCTCAATACTCCATCCAAGATCTATGGCAGGGCCATCTCAACGCCCTCAAATATGTAAACCAGCACTTCAAGTCCAGTCTGCGAGAAGGATGGACGACGGACCGCGGAAGGGTTTTCCTGAGATATGGCATTCCCAACCAGATCAATCAATTCCCTTCGGACAACTATCGCCTCCCTTACGAAATCTGGGTATATGACCGTCTTGGCAAGCAGGCGAGCGTTCGGTTTGTCTTCTACGAACCCAACAGCGCCACCAACGAGTATCCCCTCTTGCACTCTGACAAGTATGATGAGCGCAACAATCCAAGATGGGAGCAACAATTGGATTCACGTGTGAGCAGCCCGGGAGGTGTGGATTTCGAGGGCCAATAG